From one Lycium ferocissimum isolate CSIRO_LF1 chromosome 7, AGI_CSIRO_Lferr_CH_V1, whole genome shotgun sequence genomic stretch:
- the LOC132063884 gene encoding ferric reduction oxidase 2-like: MAQTSSSSNGASSSKNNGFQAIIMALLIIVTVGYFLVLIVTPTNMYRQIWTPKIKAQTTTSTYFGAQGRSLLMNTFPLLFIAVLGCVYLHLWKNNDKKTSTVEKKQKLAIWRRPIIMKGLGIVSRIELGFFVMFIALLVWTFASYLHIIFPTITPKSVAKTGEKIWEAKLEDSGLRLGLVGNICLTFLFVPVTRGSSVLQVFGLTSEASVKYHIWLGHIVMTLFSAHGICYIVYWAATHQLSEMLKWAKTDISNLAGELSLLSGLVLWIATFPRIRRKMFELFFYTHHFYILFVVFFVFHVGISYASIMLPGFYLFVIDRYLRFLQSRSNVRLVSARVLPCETLELNFSKNKGLSYTPTSIMFVNVPSISKLQWHPFTITSSSSLEPEKLSVVIKSEGSWSKKLYQMISSPESIDRLNVSVEGPYGPASTHFLRHDLLVMVSGGSGITPFISIIRELIHTSESQKCKTPEILLISVFKNSQDLTMLDLLLPISGGPSQTSKLGLQIEAFVTREKQPISEENKKNLRTMWFKPSPSDEPITPILGPNNWLWLGAIISSSFIIFLISLGALNRYYIYPIDKNTNEIYSYPIKAVLNMLIICISIAITSSAAFVWNKRHSANDAKQIQNMEAASPMASPNSWFYNADREMESLPQQSLFQSTNLHFGERPDLKRVLFERKESSVGVLVCGPKKMRHEVASICSSGLASNLHFESISFSW, from the exons atggcTCAAACATCATCTTCTTCAAATGGAGCTTCATCAAGTAAAAACAATGGCTTTCAAGCAATTATAATGGCTCTACTGATAATTGTTACAGTTGgatattttcttgttttgataGTAACTCCAACCAATATGTATAGACAGATATGGACACCTAAGATCAAAGCTCAGACAACCACCTCCACTTACTTTGGAGCTCAAG GAAGGTCACTGTTGATGAACACATTTCCTCTCTTATTTATTGCTGTCTTGGGATGTGTATACCTCCATTTATGGAAGAACAATGATAAAAAAACATCAACAG TTGAGAAGAAACAAAAGTTAGCTATATGGAGGAGGCCAATAATAATGAAGGGGCTAGGGATTGTTTCAAGGATAGAGCTTGGCTTTTTTGTGATGTTCATTGCACTCTTAGTCTGGACTTTTGCCTCTTACTTGCATATTATCTTTCCCACTATTACGCCAAAGTCCGTTGCCAAAACTGGAGAAAAAAT ATGGGAAGCCAAGTTGGAAGATTCAGGATTGAGGTTGGGACTTGTTGGAAATATATGCCTTACATTTCTGTTTGTTCCAGTCACAAGAGGCTCATCTGTGCTCCAAGTATTTGGTCTCACCTCAGAAGCTAGTGTTAAATACCATATATGGCTTGGACATATTGTTATGACCCTTTTCTCTGCTCATGGCATTTGTTACATAGTCTATTGGGCTGCCACTCATCAATTATCTGAG ATGCTTAAGTGGGCAAAAACTGATATCTCAAATTTGGCTGGAGAGTTGTCATTGCTATCTGGATTGGTGTTATGGATAGCAACATTCCCTCGCATTAGGAGAAAGATGTTTGAGCTCTTCTTCTACACTCATCACTTCTACATCCTCTTCGTTGTCTTCTTCGTCTTCCATGTTGGCATCTCTTATGCCAGCATTATGCTTCCCGGTTTCTACCTCTTCGTGATTGATCGATACTTGAGATTCTTACAATCGCGATCAAATGTTCGTTTGGTCTCAGCTCGAGTTCTACCATGTGAAACTCTCGAGCTAAACTTCTCCAAGAATAAag GTTTAAGTTATACACCAACTAGCATCATGTTTGTGAATGTACCTAGCATTTCAAAACTACAATGGCATCCATTTACAATCACTTCAAGCAGTAGTTTGGAGCCAGAGAAGCTTAGTGTTGTCATTAAGAGTGAAGGAAGTTGGTCCAAGAAACTTTACCAGATGATTTCTTCCCCTGAATCTATCGATCGTCTTAACGTCTCTGTTGAAGGACCTTATGGACCTGCTTCCACACATTTTCTAAG GCATGATTTATTGGTTATGGTGAGTGGAGGAAGTGGAATTACCCCTTTCATCTCCATAATCAGGGAGCTAATCCACACAAGTGAGTCACAAAAATGCAAGACACCAGAAATCCTACTAATAAGTGTGTTCAAGAACTCACAAGACCTCACCATGTTGGACCTTCTCCTTCCTATTTCTGGTGGCCCATCACAAACTTCTAAATTGGGCCTACAAATTGAGGCTTTTGTAACAAGAGAAAAGCAGCCCATAtcagaagaaaacaaaaagaacttGAGGACCATGTGGTTCAAGCCTAGCCCATCTGATGAGCCCATTACTCCAATTCTTGGCCCAAACAATTGGCTGTGGCTTGGTGCTATCATATCATCttccttcatcattttcttgatttccttGGGGGCTTTGAATAGATATTACATATACCCAATTGATAAAAATACCAATGAGATATACTCTTATCCAATAAAGGCAGTGCTGAATATGCTTATCATTTGCATCTCAATAGCCATCACAAGTAGTGCAGCATTTGTTTGGAACAAGAGACACAGTGCCAATGATGCCAAACAAATTCAGAACATGGAAGCTGCAAGTCCAATGGCTTCACCTAATTCTTGGTTCTATAATGCTGATAGGGAAATGGAGAGCTTGCCCCAGCAGTCACTTTTTCAATCAACTAATCTCCATTTTGGTGAAAGGCCAGACCTCAAAA GGGTGTTGTTTGAGAGAAAAGAATCTAGTGTTGGAGTTCTAGTGTGTGGGCCAAAGAAAATGAGACATGAAGTTGCAAGCATATGTTCATCTGGTTTAGCATCCAACCTTCACTTTGAGTCCATCAGCTTCAGTTGgtga